The Panicum virgatum strain AP13 chromosome 5K, P.virgatum_v5, whole genome shotgun sequence genome has a window encoding:
- the LOC120709461 gene encoding uncharacterized protein LOC120709461 isoform X3 has translation MPWIAFWKDKMIKTFSELDSTGPRYGHRQLLCPTKTCYAKHLIDTGNDASSSVANSEFKLKLDECCGGQLLECLKNDICKLMNTFMQKSIGSANLDVSLIGDALDEMRSTISRILNQFRSVDSAVQHLVLEVLELVHGFNNRAGNDDSIRLEVSKDTSAYDHHANTSAGQDHLTEGTINVRHNHNSLTRHVPISSTFVSPRPVHTFSSRLPRCAPSAGVYEQMKARSELCRNYATETEIASLRDPRCIISDDEGSRPPKKARSCTPAKKAVSPSDFICIESENSPATDSATLYVNQSIPRFCSQKFYSYYTRRDEASGQCSVRNPLTPIPLDNLEASTDVLQIITPRLTKTTNSLPRKRFSNDNNEVYITVQSSPEVEIIGNKSMQSRIHDMTKKLDMAYNSNLTANETRNKNPDTTYTHVSPEDVAPSEDDGDATQQKSSTGGKVPHYGPRRLVKPTIVMGNSYENIRTSWRVSSLEYDNYEAICNLASSNFSNETAVDLGGVHCTFWSLGQSLGPQGFVNNFVLATFCRHLFLGPGGHPSASKKHYFFPSVSDNLLKEIEEADEKILMNAFTKSTKAKALQSSNMLFFPTCYQGHWFVFIVDIKDHCFVFLDSHYSSEDEFHSHVREMMVRSFAFHWNKYITGTSILKQRCHLMRLKFCILICLSMAQIRCMTQVYMQ, from the exons ATGCCATGGATTGCATTTTGGAAGGATAAAATGATCAAAACATTTTCTGAGCTTGATAGCACTGGACCACGGTATGGACATAGGCAGCTCCTTTGCCCTACAAAAACTTGTTATGCAAAG CATTTAATAGATACAGGAAATGATGCATCATCTTCTGTAGCTAATTCTGAATTCAAGTTGAAGCTTGATGAGTGTTGTGGGGGCCAGTTGCTAGAATGCTTGAAGAATGATATATGCAAGCTGATGAACACATTCATGCAGAAATCAATTGGTTCCGCTAATCTGGATGTTAGCCTCATTGGGGATGCACTTGATGAAATGAGATCTACTATATCAAGAATTCTGAATCAGTTTCGAAGTGTTGATAGTGCTGTCCAGCATCTGGTGCTAGAAGTGTTGGAACTAGTTCATGGATTCAATAATCGTGCTGGTAATGATGACTCAATCAGGCTGGAAGTTTCAAAGGATACCTCTGCATATGATCACCATGCAAACACATCAGCTGGTCAG GACCATTTGACTGAAGGCACTATAAATGTGAGGCATAATCATAACAGCCTAACAAGACACG TGCCAATCTCTTCCACATTTGTGTCTCCACGGCCTGTTCATACATTTTCATCTAGACTGCCAAGATGTG CTCCCTCAGCAGGTGTTTATGAGCAGATGAAGGCAAGATCTGAACTTTGCCGCAATTATGCCACTGAAACAGAAATTGCATCTTTGAGGGACCCCAGATGCATTATTAGTGATGATGAAGGTAGTCGACCACCCAAGAAGGCTAGGTCCTGTACTCCAGCAAAAAAGGCAGTGTCACCTAGTGATTTCATATGTATTGAGAGTGAAAACAGTCCTGCCACTGATTCAGCTACACTATATGTTAACCAAAGTATACCCAGATTTTGCTCCCAAAAG TTTTATTCTTACTACACACGGAGGGATGAagcatcaggtcaatgctctgtTCGTAATCCTTTG ACTCCTATTCCATTGGATAATCTAGAAGCATCTACTGATGTTTTGCAAATAATCACTCCAAGGCTCACCAAGACTACCAACAGTTTGCCAAGGAAACGCTTCAGTAATGACAACAATGAAGTGTATATAACAGTTCAA AGCTCCCCTGAAGTTGAAATTATTGGCAACAAGAGCATGCAATCAAGGATTCATGATATGACAAAGAAACTTGATATGGCCTACAACTCGAATTTGACTGCCAATGAGACAAGAAACAAGAATCCTGACACGACATATACTCATGTTTCTCCTGAAGATGTAGCCCCATctgaagatgatggtgatgctACACAACAGAAATCCTCAACAGGTGGAAAGGTACCACATTATGGTCCGAGGCGATTGGTGAAACCAACTATAGTCATGGGCAATTCATATGAAAATATCAGGACTTCATGGAGAGTGTCATCTTTGGAGTATGATAACTATGAAGCTATTTGCAATCTTGCTTCATCCAACTTCAGCAA TGAGACTGCTGTTGACCTTGGTGGAGTGCACTGCACTTTCTGGTCTCTTGGGCAATCCCTCGGGCCTCAAGGTTTTGTTAATAATTTTGTATTAGCAACGTTCTGTCGCCACCTTTTTCTGGGCCCAGGTGGTCACCCAAGTGCTTCAAAGAAACATTATTTCTTCCCAAGTGTATCT GATAACCTATTAAAAGAAATTGAAGAAGCTGACGAAAAAATCTTAATGAATGCATTTACCAAGTCGACTAAAGCAAAAGCTCTTCAATCATCAAATATG CTTTTCTTCCCAACCTGCTATCAAGGCCATTGGTTTGTTTTTATTGTTGACATAAAGGACCATTGTTTTGTTTTCCTGGACTCTCACTACAGTTCAGAAGATGAGTTCCACTCACATGTGAGGGAAATGATG
- the LOC120709461 gene encoding uncharacterized protein LOC120709461 isoform X2, protein MFGKNSMPQVHFFANKLINRDPMSDQEIVICFMLVALNSFLCPNSSLTPSSSYLGAFDDIEKVKDFDWSKLVLDWLLEKVKDFTRSSKVQKTLGGCLYYLAVVYLDSIDFGNRQVLGGMPWIAFWKDKMIKTFSELDSTGPRYGHRQLLCPTKTCYAKHLIDTGNDASSSVANSEFKLKLDECCGGQLLECLKNDICKLMNTFMQKSIGSANLDVSLIGDALDEMRSTISRILNQFRSVDSAVQHLVLEVLELVHGFNNRAGNDDSIRLEVSKDTSAYDHHANTSAGQDHLTEGTINVRHNHNSLTRHVPISSTFVSPRPVHTFSSRLPRCAPSAGVYEQMKARSELCRNYATETEIASLRDPRCIISDDEGSRPPKKARSCTPAKKAVSPSDFICIESENSPATDSATLYVNQSIPRFCSQKFYSYYTRRDEASGQCSVRNPLSSPEVEIIGNKSMQSRIHDMTKKLDMAYNSNLTANETRNKNPDTTYTHVSPEDVAPSEDDGDATQQKSSTGGKVPHYGPRRLVKPTIVMGNSYENIRTSWRVSSLEYDNYEAICNLASSNFSNETAVDLGGVHCTFWSLGQSLGPQGFVNNFVLATFCRHLFLGPGGHPSASKKHYFFPSVSDNLLKEIEEADEKILMNAFTKSTKAKALQSSNMLFFPTCYQGHWFVFIVDIKDHCFVFLDSHYSSEDEFHSHVREMMVRSFAFHWNKYITGTSILKQRCHLMRLKFCILICLSMAQIRCMTQVYMQ, encoded by the exons ATGTTTGGCAAGAATTCAATGCCTCAAGTGCACTTCTTTGCGAACAAGCTAATAAACAGAGATCCCATGTCTGATCAGGAGATAGTTATATGTTTCATGCTCGTAGCTTTGAATAGTTTTCTCTGTCCAAATTCATCTCTTACACCAAGCTCCAGTTATCTCGGTGCATTTGATGACATTGAAAAGGTTAAGGATTTTGACTGGTCGAAGCTTGTATTGGATTGGTTGCTAGAAAAAGTTAAAGATTTCACTAGAAGTAGCAAGGTTCAAAAGACTCTTGGTGGTTGCCTATACTATCTGGCT GTAGTTTATCTTGATTCTATTGACTTTGGGAACCGGCAAGTGCTTGGTGGGATGCCATGGATTGCATTTTGGAAGGATAAAATGATCAAAACATTTTCTGAGCTTGATAGCACTGGACCACGGTATGGACATAGGCAGCTCCTTTGCCCTACAAAAACTTGTTATGCAAAG CATTTAATAGATACAGGAAATGATGCATCATCTTCTGTAGCTAATTCTGAATTCAAGTTGAAGCTTGATGAGTGTTGTGGGGGCCAGTTGCTAGAATGCTTGAAGAATGATATATGCAAGCTGATGAACACATTCATGCAGAAATCAATTGGTTCCGCTAATCTGGATGTTAGCCTCATTGGGGATGCACTTGATGAAATGAGATCTACTATATCAAGAATTCTGAATCAGTTTCGAAGTGTTGATAGTGCTGTCCAGCATCTGGTGCTAGAAGTGTTGGAACTAGTTCATGGATTCAATAATCGTGCTGGTAATGATGACTCAATCAGGCTGGAAGTTTCAAAGGATACCTCTGCATATGATCACCATGCAAACACATCAGCTGGTCAG GACCATTTGACTGAAGGCACTATAAATGTGAGGCATAATCATAACAGCCTAACAAGACACG TGCCAATCTCTTCCACATTTGTGTCTCCACGGCCTGTTCATACATTTTCATCTAGACTGCCAAGATGTG CTCCCTCAGCAGGTGTTTATGAGCAGATGAAGGCAAGATCTGAACTTTGCCGCAATTATGCCACTGAAACAGAAATTGCATCTTTGAGGGACCCCAGATGCATTATTAGTGATGATGAAGGTAGTCGACCACCCAAGAAGGCTAGGTCCTGTACTCCAGCAAAAAAGGCAGTGTCACCTAGTGATTTCATATGTATTGAGAGTGAAAACAGTCCTGCCACTGATTCAGCTACACTATATGTTAACCAAAGTATACCCAGATTTTGCTCCCAAAAG TTTTATTCTTACTACACACGGAGGGATGAagcatcaggtcaatgctctgtTCGTAATCCTTTG AGCTCCCCTGAAGTTGAAATTATTGGCAACAAGAGCATGCAATCAAGGATTCATGATATGACAAAGAAACTTGATATGGCCTACAACTCGAATTTGACTGCCAATGAGACAAGAAACAAGAATCCTGACACGACATATACTCATGTTTCTCCTGAAGATGTAGCCCCATctgaagatgatggtgatgctACACAACAGAAATCCTCAACAGGTGGAAAGGTACCACATTATGGTCCGAGGCGATTGGTGAAACCAACTATAGTCATGGGCAATTCATATGAAAATATCAGGACTTCATGGAGAGTGTCATCTTTGGAGTATGATAACTATGAAGCTATTTGCAATCTTGCTTCATCCAACTTCAGCAA TGAGACTGCTGTTGACCTTGGTGGAGTGCACTGCACTTTCTGGTCTCTTGGGCAATCCCTCGGGCCTCAAGGTTTTGTTAATAATTTTGTATTAGCAACGTTCTGTCGCCACCTTTTTCTGGGCCCAGGTGGTCACCCAAGTGCTTCAAAGAAACATTATTTCTTCCCAAGTGTATCT GATAACCTATTAAAAGAAATTGAAGAAGCTGACGAAAAAATCTTAATGAATGCATTTACCAAGTCGACTAAAGCAAAAGCTCTTCAATCATCAAATATG CTTTTCTTCCCAACCTGCTATCAAGGCCATTGGTTTGTTTTTATTGTTGACATAAAGGACCATTGTTTTGTTTTCCTGGACTCTCACTACAGTTCAGAAGATGAGTTCCACTCACATGTGAGGGAAATGATG
- the LOC120709461 gene encoding uncharacterized protein LOC120709461 isoform X1 produces the protein MFGKNSMPQVHFFANKLINRDPMSDQEIVICFMLVALNSFLCPNSSLTPSSSYLGAFDDIEKVKDFDWSKLVLDWLLEKVKDFTRSSKVQKTLGGCLYYLAVVYLDSIDFGNRQVLGGMPWIAFWKDKMIKTFSELDSTGPRYGHRQLLCPTKTCYAKHLIDTGNDASSSVANSEFKLKLDECCGGQLLECLKNDICKLMNTFMQKSIGSANLDVSLIGDALDEMRSTISRILNQFRSVDSAVQHLVLEVLELVHGFNNRAGNDDSIRLEVSKDTSAYDHHANTSAGQDHLTEGTINVRHNHNSLTRHVPISSTFVSPRPVHTFSSRLPRCAPSAGVYEQMKARSELCRNYATETEIASLRDPRCIISDDEGSRPPKKARSCTPAKKAVSPSDFICIESENSPATDSATLYVNQSIPRFCSQKFYSYYTRRDEASGQCSVRNPLTPIPLDNLEASTDVLQIITPRLTKTTNSLPRKRFSNDNNEVYITVQSSPEVEIIGNKSMQSRIHDMTKKLDMAYNSNLTANETRNKNPDTTYTHVSPEDVAPSEDDGDATQQKSSTGGKVPHYGPRRLVKPTIVMGNSYENIRTSWRVSSLEYDNYEAICNLASSNFSNETAVDLGGVHCTFWSLGQSLGPQGFVNNFVLATFCRHLFLGPGGHPSASKKHYFFPSVSDNLLKEIEEADEKILMNAFTKSTKAKALQSSNMLFFPTCYQGHWFVFIVDIKDHCFVFLDSHYSSEDEFHSHVREMMVRSFAFHWNKYITGTSILKQRCHLMRLKFCILICLSMAQIRCMTQVYMQ, from the exons ATGTTTGGCAAGAATTCAATGCCTCAAGTGCACTTCTTTGCGAACAAGCTAATAAACAGAGATCCCATGTCTGATCAGGAGATAGTTATATGTTTCATGCTCGTAGCTTTGAATAGTTTTCTCTGTCCAAATTCATCTCTTACACCAAGCTCCAGTTATCTCGGTGCATTTGATGACATTGAAAAGGTTAAGGATTTTGACTGGTCGAAGCTTGTATTGGATTGGTTGCTAGAAAAAGTTAAAGATTTCACTAGAAGTAGCAAGGTTCAAAAGACTCTTGGTGGTTGCCTATACTATCTGGCT GTAGTTTATCTTGATTCTATTGACTTTGGGAACCGGCAAGTGCTTGGTGGGATGCCATGGATTGCATTTTGGAAGGATAAAATGATCAAAACATTTTCTGAGCTTGATAGCACTGGACCACGGTATGGACATAGGCAGCTCCTTTGCCCTACAAAAACTTGTTATGCAAAG CATTTAATAGATACAGGAAATGATGCATCATCTTCTGTAGCTAATTCTGAATTCAAGTTGAAGCTTGATGAGTGTTGTGGGGGCCAGTTGCTAGAATGCTTGAAGAATGATATATGCAAGCTGATGAACACATTCATGCAGAAATCAATTGGTTCCGCTAATCTGGATGTTAGCCTCATTGGGGATGCACTTGATGAAATGAGATCTACTATATCAAGAATTCTGAATCAGTTTCGAAGTGTTGATAGTGCTGTCCAGCATCTGGTGCTAGAAGTGTTGGAACTAGTTCATGGATTCAATAATCGTGCTGGTAATGATGACTCAATCAGGCTGGAAGTTTCAAAGGATACCTCTGCATATGATCACCATGCAAACACATCAGCTGGTCAG GACCATTTGACTGAAGGCACTATAAATGTGAGGCATAATCATAACAGCCTAACAAGACACG TGCCAATCTCTTCCACATTTGTGTCTCCACGGCCTGTTCATACATTTTCATCTAGACTGCCAAGATGTG CTCCCTCAGCAGGTGTTTATGAGCAGATGAAGGCAAGATCTGAACTTTGCCGCAATTATGCCACTGAAACAGAAATTGCATCTTTGAGGGACCCCAGATGCATTATTAGTGATGATGAAGGTAGTCGACCACCCAAGAAGGCTAGGTCCTGTACTCCAGCAAAAAAGGCAGTGTCACCTAGTGATTTCATATGTATTGAGAGTGAAAACAGTCCTGCCACTGATTCAGCTACACTATATGTTAACCAAAGTATACCCAGATTTTGCTCCCAAAAG TTTTATTCTTACTACACACGGAGGGATGAagcatcaggtcaatgctctgtTCGTAATCCTTTG ACTCCTATTCCATTGGATAATCTAGAAGCATCTACTGATGTTTTGCAAATAATCACTCCAAGGCTCACCAAGACTACCAACAGTTTGCCAAGGAAACGCTTCAGTAATGACAACAATGAAGTGTATATAACAGTTCAA AGCTCCCCTGAAGTTGAAATTATTGGCAACAAGAGCATGCAATCAAGGATTCATGATATGACAAAGAAACTTGATATGGCCTACAACTCGAATTTGACTGCCAATGAGACAAGAAACAAGAATCCTGACACGACATATACTCATGTTTCTCCTGAAGATGTAGCCCCATctgaagatgatggtgatgctACACAACAGAAATCCTCAACAGGTGGAAAGGTACCACATTATGGTCCGAGGCGATTGGTGAAACCAACTATAGTCATGGGCAATTCATATGAAAATATCAGGACTTCATGGAGAGTGTCATCTTTGGAGTATGATAACTATGAAGCTATTTGCAATCTTGCTTCATCCAACTTCAGCAA TGAGACTGCTGTTGACCTTGGTGGAGTGCACTGCACTTTCTGGTCTCTTGGGCAATCCCTCGGGCCTCAAGGTTTTGTTAATAATTTTGTATTAGCAACGTTCTGTCGCCACCTTTTTCTGGGCCCAGGTGGTCACCCAAGTGCTTCAAAGAAACATTATTTCTTCCCAAGTGTATCT GATAACCTATTAAAAGAAATTGAAGAAGCTGACGAAAAAATCTTAATGAATGCATTTACCAAGTCGACTAAAGCAAAAGCTCTTCAATCATCAAATATG CTTTTCTTCCCAACCTGCTATCAAGGCCATTGGTTTGTTTTTATTGTTGACATAAAGGACCATTGTTTTGTTTTCCTGGACTCTCACTACAGTTCAGAAGATGAGTTCCACTCACATGTGAGGGAAATGATG
- the LOC120709795 gene encoding pentatricopeptide repeat-containing protein At3g06430, chloroplastic-like, translating to MLPPPLHLRRLPGVTSAAGRYGNHVTPSQERRRAAPPQEKRGTSDSSQLPERKRHWKAGEFPVATANRDGGRQPLGQGRRHWKEREFPGTGDDRRPAPPLPPQEKRHWKAGEFPGISTGPDSKASRTPLKNVKKRLDARADAKAWACTITEALADRINSKSWQEALQVFEMLKEQPFYHPKEGTYMKLIVLLGRSGQPTEARQLFDEMLQQGCQPTPELYTALIGAYCRSSLLLEALQLLTDMKASPLCQPDVYTYSTIIKACVDAARFDLVDVMYKDMAERSIAPNTVTQNIILSGYGKSGRLDDMEKVLSDMLNSTTCKLDVWTINIILSLFGNRGQVESMEKWYEKFRSYRMEP from the exons atgctgccgccgccgcttcatCTCCGGCGGCTCCCTGGGGTGACGTCGGCCGCCGGTCGGTACGGGAACCACGTGACCCCGTCGCAGGagaggcgccgcgccgccccgccgcaggAAAAGCGTGGCACTTCGGACTCCTCCCAGCTCCCGGAACGGAAGCGACACTGGAAGGCGGGGGAGTTCCCGGTGGCCACTGCGAATAGGGACGGCGGCCGGCAGCCCCTGGGGCAAGGCAGGAGGCACTGGAAGGAGAGGGAGTTTCCGGGCACGGGCGACGACCGCCGCCcggccccgccgctgccgccgcaagagaagcgGCACTGGAAGGCGGGGGAGTTTCCGGGGATATCCACTGGCCCCGATTCGAAAGCGTCCAGGACTCCCCTCAAGAACGTCAAGAAGCGGCTGGACGCCCGCGCGGACGCCAAGGCATGGGCGTGTACCATCACCGAGGCCCTCGCCGACCGCATCAACTCCAAGAGCTGGCAAGAAGCGCTCCAG GTGTTCGAGATGCTCAAGGAGCAGCCCTTCTACCATCCCAAGGAGGGCACCTACATGAAGCTCATTGTGCTGCTTGGTAGATCAGGCCAGCCCACCGAGGCACGCCAACTCTTTGATGAGATGCTGCAACAAGGATGCCAACCCACCCCTGAGCTCTATACCGCCTTGATTGGGGCCTACTGCCGTAGCAGCCTACTGCTTGAGGCGCTCCAGCTACTCACTGACATGAAGGCCTCGCCGCTGTGCCAGCCTGACGTCTACACCTACAGCACCATCATCAAGGCCTGCGTCGATGCCGCCAGATTTGACCTCGTAGATGTTATGTACAAAGACATGGCTGAGCGGTCTATAGCACCCAATACTGTGACACAGAATATTATCCTCAGCGGCTATGGGAAGTCTGGACGGTTGGATGACATGGAGAAAGTGCTCTCTGACATGCTTAATAGCACAACCTGCAAACTAGATGTCTGGACCATAAACATCATCTTAAGCCTGTTTGGAAACAGGGGTCAGGTCGAATCAATGGAAAAATGGTATGAGAAGTTCCGAAGCTATAGGATGGAAccatga